In Fibrobacter sp. UWB15, the following proteins share a genomic window:
- a CDS encoding MBOAT family protein — translation MLDYLIPFLTRTFAFDANSPLLFTQFYFWGFFAVVFAFLTLIKNRIALRNAFLFATSLFFYYKTSGSYVCILIFCVVANFFIGKWIERAEAQWKKKFLMIIVVIIDLLVLCYYKYSYFFLDALYDFTGIELHVYNFFAAASNKMFGTHSLVDTIILPVGISFFTFQAMSYCIDIYRGKISAVKNILDFGFYLSFFPQLVAGPIVRADKFVPQLYKNFFLPRRTFGIAVFWILNGLAKKIILSDYLATNFVDRVFDTPLLFTGLENLIALFAYSLQVYADFSGYTDIAIGVALLMGFRLPQNFNSPYKALSPTEFWRRWHISLSSWWRDYLYIPLGGNRGASVGTFFWMGFLSLVAIMLSGSVWVGIALGVFFIYIGIYAYLKPDSRKFITTNMNAMSTQIVGGWWHGASWNFIIWGGLNGFGQVFNKIWVKRSHNFRAAASFILFASSAIIFKQTHIAIFAITAAYFGILFTGIYSVLIFRLFSDKYIHGIYVAWNVSLTFIFITFTRLFFRAGSNLDPAEANEVAWNTAKNMVQQMGTAWKWGTLGTIAWEHINIILVFVAGMLIHWIPKKVKSRYRIAFASQPIPLMVASSAFIIFVIYQFMSADSCPFIYFQF, via the coding sequence ATGCTCGACTATTTAATACCTTTCCTCACGCGCACTTTCGCATTTGACGCTAACAGCCCGCTGCTGTTTACGCAGTTCTACTTCTGGGGATTCTTCGCCGTTGTCTTCGCGTTCCTCACCTTAATCAAGAACCGCATTGCGCTGCGTAACGCCTTCTTGTTTGCCACAAGCTTGTTCTTCTACTACAAAACGAGCGGCAGCTACGTTTGCATTCTTATATTCTGCGTCGTAGCGAACTTCTTCATTGGCAAGTGGATCGAACGCGCCGAAGCCCAGTGGAAAAAGAAATTCCTGATGATTATCGTGGTCATCATCGACCTGCTGGTGCTCTGCTACTATAAGTATTCCTACTTCTTCCTGGACGCCCTCTACGACTTTACCGGTATCGAGTTGCACGTATACAACTTCTTCGCGGCGGCTAGCAACAAGATGTTCGGCACCCATTCGCTGGTCGACACCATTATTCTGCCGGTGGGTATCTCATTCTTCACCTTCCAGGCCATGAGCTACTGCATCGACATTTACCGTGGCAAGATTTCTGCGGTCAAGAACATTCTGGATTTCGGCTTTTACCTTTCGTTCTTCCCGCAGCTGGTGGCGGGCCCCATCGTTCGCGCCGATAAATTCGTGCCGCAGCTGTACAAGAACTTCTTCTTGCCGCGCCGCACCTTCGGCATCGCCGTATTCTGGATTTTGAACGGCCTCGCCAAAAAAATCATCTTGAGCGACTACCTGGCCACCAACTTCGTGGACCGAGTCTTTGACACTCCCCTGCTGTTTACCGGCCTCGAAAACCTGATTGCACTCTTTGCCTACTCGCTGCAGGTGTACGCCGACTTCTCGGGCTACACCGACATCGCCATTGGCGTGGCGCTACTCATGGGTTTCCGCCTGCCGCAAAACTTCAACAGCCCCTACAAGGCGCTCAGCCCCACCGAATTCTGGCGTCGTTGGCACATATCGCTTTCGAGCTGGTGGCGCGACTACCTGTACATTCCGCTGGGCGGTAACCGCGGCGCCTCCGTGGGCACCTTCTTCTGGATGGGATTCCTCAGCCTCGTGGCCATTATGCTTTCGGGCAGCGTCTGGGTGGGTATCGCACTCGGCGTATTCTTTATCTACATCGGCATTTACGCCTACCTCAAGCCCGATTCACGCAAGTTCATTACTACCAACATGAACGCCATGTCTACGCAGATTGTGGGCGGTTGGTGGCACGGTGCCAGCTGGAACTTTATCATTTGGGGCGGCCTGAACGGCTTTGGCCAAGTGTTCAACAAAATCTGGGTCAAACGTAGCCACAACTTCCGCGCCGCCGCCTCATTCATTTTGTTCGCCTCGAGCGCCATCATATTCAAGCAGACCCACATCGCCATTTTCGCGATCACCGCGGCCTATTTTGGCATCTTGTTTACCGGCATTTACTCGGTGCTGATTTTCCGCCTGTTCAGCGACAAATACATCCACGGCATTTACGTGGCCTGGAACGTGTCGCTCACGTTCATCTTCATTACGTTCACACGCTTGTTCTTCCGTGCGGGTTCGAACCTCGACCCCGCCGAAGCCAACGAAGTCGCCTGGAACACCGCCAAGAACATGGTGCAGCAAATGGGCACCGCCTGGAAATGGGGAACCCTTGGCACAATCGCCTGGGAACACATCAACATTATTCTGGTATTTGTCGCAGGCATGCTCATCCACTGGATTCCCAAGAAGGTCAAGAGCCGCTACCGCATCGCGTTTGCCTCGCAGCCTATCCCGCTTATGGTGGCAAGCTCCGCGTTCATCATCTTCGTGATCTACCAGTTCATGAGCGCCGACTCCTGCCCCTTCATCTACTTCCAGTTCTAA
- a CDS encoding GIY-YIG nuclease family protein translates to MKSNATYYTYILSNYSANVLYIGITNNLTKRFLEHKYKVHPKSFTAKYTVDRLVHFECFPSPQDAIAREKQLKNWHRDWKINLIKKDNPLWEDLSSKIMD, encoded by the coding sequence ATGAAATCGAATGCTACTTATTACACATACATTTTAAGCAACTACAGTGCAAATGTCTTATACATCGGCATAACCAATAACCTTACGAAGCGTTTTCTAGAACACAAATATAAGGTTCATCCCAAAAGTTTCACTGCAAAGTATACGGTCGATAGACTGGTGCATTTTGAATGCTTTCCTTCTCCACAAGATGCTATTGCCCGCGAAAAGCAGTTGAAAAACTGGCATCGCGATTGGAAAATCAACTTGATAAAGAAAGATAATCCCCTGTGGGAGGATTTATCGAGTAAGATTATGGATTAA
- a CDS encoding nucleoside-diphosphate sugar epimerase/dehydratase — protein MFNEKVKNLFNSFRLRKRVLAAVDAFIVVAAALFANWPLPAVAERIDRPELLIIAVTCVFCCFASLLFFGAYNKLWRYFSKRDYLSCIKGVVGGMLVAYGLVYLFQRQVFVEFAVLHTLVAIVGVCAFRYMFRGTFVSLVRTGYKEASLANKTRTMIVGAGSAAQMLIKEIRNNQADEEEGLKSSVATHLNPVCLVDDDRYKIGKMFEGVLVAGSTSDIPKIVREERIEQIILAIPSCPPKDRQTILDICGKTGVPVKVLPFIGSLLDTSNIGDGTTSYVNQIRDINVEDLLGRDPIRFDNKDIRDFIEGKVCLVSGGGGSIGSELVRQIAKYNPKQVIIVDIYENNAYDIQQELRMEYGDKLNLVTLIASVRDYFRMNQIFKKYKPQVVFHAAAHKHVPLMENNPMEAIKNNVIGTFNMGTLAVLNGVKKFVMISTDKAVNPTNVMGASKRCCEMIVQFLAQQKSGDTEFVTTRFGNVLGSNGSVIPLFKRQIEQGKPVTVTHPDIIRYFMTIPEAVSLVLEAASIAHGGEIFVLDMGHPVKIVTLAENLIRMYGKVPYKDVPIKFTGLRPGEKLLEELLMSEEGLQKTKNKLIYIGKQIEIDMDKFINQLWNLKNAASANDDQKAIKALHEIVPTFTTPEEFNRTVKMPAV, from the coding sequence ATGTTTAACGAGAAAGTCAAGAATTTGTTCAATAGCTTTAGACTGCGTAAGCGTGTGCTGGCGGCGGTCGACGCCTTTATCGTGGTGGCGGCTGCGCTTTTTGCCAACTGGCCGTTGCCCGCGGTTGCTGAACGAATTGACCGCCCCGAGCTTTTGATTATTGCGGTGACCTGCGTCTTTTGTTGCTTTGCGAGCCTGCTCTTTTTTGGTGCGTACAATAAGCTGTGGCGTTACTTTAGCAAGCGCGACTACCTGAGCTGCATTAAGGGTGTTGTCGGCGGCATGTTGGTCGCTTACGGTCTGGTGTATTTGTTCCAGCGTCAGGTTTTTGTGGAATTCGCCGTGTTGCATACCTTGGTAGCCATTGTGGGCGTGTGCGCCTTCCGTTATATGTTCCGTGGCACTTTTGTGTCCCTGGTGCGTACGGGTTACAAAGAGGCGAGCCTGGCCAACAAGACCCGCACCATGATTGTGGGGGCTGGTTCTGCCGCCCAGATGTTGATCAAGGAAATCCGCAACAACCAGGCCGACGAAGAAGAAGGCCTTAAGTCTAGCGTGGCGACTCACTTGAACCCGGTTTGCCTGGTTGATGATGACCGCTACAAGATTGGCAAGATGTTCGAAGGAGTGCTGGTGGCCGGTTCTACCTCCGACATTCCGAAGATCGTGAGGGAAGAACGCATCGAGCAGATTATCTTGGCGATTCCCAGTTGCCCGCCCAAGGACCGCCAGACCATTCTGGATATTTGCGGCAAGACGGGCGTGCCCGTGAAGGTGTTGCCCTTTATCGGTAGCCTGTTGGATACCTCGAACATTGGCGATGGCACCACCAGTTACGTGAACCAGATTCGCGACATTAACGTAGAAGACTTGCTGGGCCGCGACCCTATTCGCTTTGACAATAAGGATATCCGCGACTTTATCGAGGGCAAGGTCTGCTTGGTGTCGGGTGGCGGCGGCAGTATCGGTAGCGAACTGGTGCGCCAGATTGCGAAGTATAACCCCAAGCAGGTGATTATCGTGGACATTTACGAAAACAATGCCTACGATATTCAGCAGGAATTGCGCATGGAATACGGCGACAAGCTGAACCTGGTGACTTTGATCGCCTCGGTGCGCGACTACTTCCGCATGAACCAGATCTTTAAGAAGTATAAGCCCCAGGTGGTGTTCCACGCGGCGGCCCACAAGCATGTGCCGCTCATGGAAAACAACCCCATGGAAGCAATCAAGAACAACGTGATTGGTACGTTTAATATGGGAACGCTCGCGGTTCTGAACGGCGTCAAGAAGTTCGTGATGATCAGTACCGACAAGGCGGTGAACCCCACTAACGTGATGGGTGCCTCTAAGCGCTGCTGCGAAATGATTGTGCAGTTTCTGGCCCAGCAGAAGAGCGGCGATACCGAATTCGTGACGACTCGCTTTGGCAATGTGCTGGGTTCGAACGGTTCCGTGATTCCGCTGTTCAAGCGCCAGATTGAACAGGGCAAGCCTGTGACGGTGACTCACCCCGACATTATCCGCTACTTCATGACGATTCCGGAGGCGGTGAGCCTGGTGCTAGAGGCTGCCTCGATTGCTCACGGTGGCGAAATCTTTGTGCTCGATATGGGCCACCCGGTAAAGATCGTGACTTTGGCCGAAAACTTGATCCGCATGTACGGCAAGGTGCCTTACAAGGATGTTCCAATCAAGTTTACGGGGTTGCGCCCGGGCGAAAAGCTGCTCGAAGAGCTGCTCATGAGCGAAGAAGGCCTGCAAAAGACCAAGAATAAGTTGATTTACATCGGTAAGCAGATCGAAATTGACATGGACAAGTTCATTAACCAGCTGTGGAACTTGAAGAACGCCGCTAGTGCCAACGATGACCAGAAGGCCATCAAGGCGCTCCATGAGATTGTGCCCACCTTCACCACCCCCGAAGAATTCAACCGCACCGTCAAGATGCCCGCGGTGTAG